From Hirundo rustica isolate bHirRus1 chromosome 1, bHirRus1.pri.v3, whole genome shotgun sequence, a single genomic window includes:
- the CRTAP gene encoding cartilage-associated protein isoform X2 produces the protein MWVAALAALLAAAGAQYERYSFRSFPRDELMPLESAYRYGLDQYSTENWPESVSYLEVSMRLYRLLRDSEAFCHRNCSAAGQPPPAPPAPAGAALEELRLLSGVLRRAQCLRRCKQGLPAFRQAQPGRDLLEEFQRREPYKYLQFAYFKANNLPKAIAAAHTFLLKHPDDEMMQRNMAYYKSIPDAEEHIKDLEIKPYENLFVRAVRAYNGDNWRTSISDMELALPDFFKAYDDCIAACEGSREITDFKDFYLSIADHYTEVLACKVQCESNLTPIIGGFVVEKFVATMYHYLQFAYYKLNDMKNAASCAASYLLFDEKDEVMKQNMVYYQYHKDKWGLTEEDFQPRSEAVRYHNITTLQLEMYAFAKERLMDDDEG, from the exons ATGTGGGTGGCGGCGCTGGCGGCGCtgctggcggcggcgggggcgcaGTACGAGCGCTACAGCTTCCGCAGCTTCCCGCGGGACGAGCTGATGCCGCTGGAGTCGGCCTATCGCTACGGGCTGGACCAGTACAGCACCGAGAACTGGCCCGAGAGCGTCAGCTACCTGGAGGTCAGCATGCGGCTGTACCGCCTGCTGCGCGACAGCGAGGCGTTCTGCCACCGCAACTGCAGCGCGGCCGGGCagccgccccccgcgccccccgcgcccgccggcGCGGCGCTGGAGGAGCTGCGCCTCCTGTCCGGGGTGCTGCGGCGGGCGCAGTGCCTGCGGCGCTGCAAGCAGGGGCTGCCCGCCTTCCGACAGGCGCAGCCCGGCCGCGACCTGCTCGAGGAGTTCCAGCGCCGCGAGCCCTACAAGTACCTGCAGTTCGCCTACTTCAAG GCTAATAATCTTCCAAAAGCTATTGCAGCAGCTCACACATTTCTTCTGAAGCATCCAGATGATGAAATGATGCAAAGAAATATGGCCTACTATAAGAGCATACCTGATGCTGAGGAGCATATTAAAGACTTGGAGATAAAGCCTTATGAG AATCTCTTTGTCAGGGCTGTGCGAGCGTACAATGGTGACAATTGGCGGACATCCATCTCAGACATGGAACTGGCTCTTCCTGATTTCTTCAAAGCCTACGATGACTGCATAGCAGCCTGTGAAGGATCCCGAGAGATCACTGATTTTAAAGACTTCTATCTTTCCATTGCAG aTCATTATACTGAAGTCCTTGCATGCAAAGTACAGTGTGAGAGCAATCTGACACCCATTATAGGAGGCTTTGTCGTTGAAAAATTTGTGGCCACCATGTACCATTACTTGCAGTTTGCATATTATAAAT TGAATGACATGAAGAATGCAGCTTCTTGTGCTGCTAGTTACCTTCTGTTTGACGAGAAAGATGAAGTAATGAAACAGAACATGGTCTATTACCAGTACCACAAAGACAAATGGGGACTTACAGAGGAGGATTTTCAGCCCAGATCG GAGGCAGTTCGATACCACAACATCACCACGCTCCAGCTGGAAATGTATGCATTCGCAAAGGAACGTCTGATGGATGATGATGAG GGATGA
- the CRTAP gene encoding cartilage-associated protein isoform X1: MWVAALAALLAAAGAQYERYSFRSFPRDELMPLESAYRYGLDQYSTENWPESVSYLEVSMRLYRLLRDSEAFCHRNCSAAGQPPPAPPAPAGAALEELRLLSGVLRRAQCLRRCKQGLPAFRQAQPGRDLLEEFQRREPYKYLQFAYFKANNLPKAIAAAHTFLLKHPDDEMMQRNMAYYKSIPDAEEHIKDLEIKPYENLFVRAVRAYNGDNWRTSISDMELALPDFFKAYDDCIAACEGSREITDFKDFYLSIADHYTEVLACKVQCESNLTPIIGGFVVEKFVATMYHYLQFAYYKLNDMKNAASCAASYLLFDEKDEVMKQNMVYYQYHKDKWGLTEEDFQPRSEAVRYHNITTLQLEMYAFAKERLMDDDEGEVVEFLDELLELEEEKES; the protein is encoded by the exons ATGTGGGTGGCGGCGCTGGCGGCGCtgctggcggcggcgggggcgcaGTACGAGCGCTACAGCTTCCGCAGCTTCCCGCGGGACGAGCTGATGCCGCTGGAGTCGGCCTATCGCTACGGGCTGGACCAGTACAGCACCGAGAACTGGCCCGAGAGCGTCAGCTACCTGGAGGTCAGCATGCGGCTGTACCGCCTGCTGCGCGACAGCGAGGCGTTCTGCCACCGCAACTGCAGCGCGGCCGGGCagccgccccccgcgccccccgcgcccgccggcGCGGCGCTGGAGGAGCTGCGCCTCCTGTCCGGGGTGCTGCGGCGGGCGCAGTGCCTGCGGCGCTGCAAGCAGGGGCTGCCCGCCTTCCGACAGGCGCAGCCCGGCCGCGACCTGCTCGAGGAGTTCCAGCGCCGCGAGCCCTACAAGTACCTGCAGTTCGCCTACTTCAAG GCTAATAATCTTCCAAAAGCTATTGCAGCAGCTCACACATTTCTTCTGAAGCATCCAGATGATGAAATGATGCAAAGAAATATGGCCTACTATAAGAGCATACCTGATGCTGAGGAGCATATTAAAGACTTGGAGATAAAGCCTTATGAG AATCTCTTTGTCAGGGCTGTGCGAGCGTACAATGGTGACAATTGGCGGACATCCATCTCAGACATGGAACTGGCTCTTCCTGATTTCTTCAAAGCCTACGATGACTGCATAGCAGCCTGTGAAGGATCCCGAGAGATCACTGATTTTAAAGACTTCTATCTTTCCATTGCAG aTCATTATACTGAAGTCCTTGCATGCAAAGTACAGTGTGAGAGCAATCTGACACCCATTATAGGAGGCTTTGTCGTTGAAAAATTTGTGGCCACCATGTACCATTACTTGCAGTTTGCATATTATAAAT TGAATGACATGAAGAATGCAGCTTCTTGTGCTGCTAGTTACCTTCTGTTTGACGAGAAAGATGAAGTAATGAAACAGAACATGGTCTATTACCAGTACCACAAAGACAAATGGGGACTTACAGAGGAGGATTTTCAGCCCAGATCG GAGGCAGTTCGATACCACAACATCACCACGCTCCAGCTGGAAATGTATGCATTCGCAAAGGAACGTCTGATGGATGATGATGAG
- the LOC120750162 gene encoding serine/threonine-protein kinase PAK 3-like has protein sequence MMANDEEFRRLAYAEVVNRSRSVRAAGEVACRYRKAHASSRKQESEAAWAPSVSKDDDDKEEDNQALPVFRPEPEHPESIYASSGIVADGLPVSSEIGTPTPENSSPSSLCSNTSEEQNWIEEESLRKLRSIVSVGNPVTKYVGLEKIAKGGYGTVYTATDTATGGVVAIKQVSLHKQPQKELIVNELLVVRDNKHPNIVNYLDSYLVEDKLWIIMEYMDGGSLSSVVKEVQMTEGEMAAICQECLQALNFLHSNLVIHRDVKSENILLGMDGSVKLADFGLCAQMTSEQSKRNSLVGTAHWMAPEYVNKDAYGAKVDIWSFGIVVIEMLQGEPPYSNEIPLKALDLVAKKGVPKLENAEQLSAVFQDFLNCCLQTDEDTRWSAEQLLQHPFLLSAKPLSSLTPLIIAARQMREDRRCNGDGALSSCSDGWLSE, from the exons ATGATG GCGAATGATGAGGAATTCCGTAGGCTGGCTTATGCTGAGGTAGTGAACCGCAGTAGGTCTGTGCGGGCTGCTG GTGAAGTTGCATGTAGATACAGAAAAGCCCATGCTTCG AGCCGAAAACAAGAATCAGAAGCTGCTTGGGCTCCCTCTGTTTCtaaagatgatgatgataagGAGGAAGACAACCAAGCTCTACCTGTTTTTAGACCAGAACCTGAACATCCAGAATCA ATCTACGCATCCTCTGGAATAGTAGCTGACGGTTTACCAGTATCCTCTGAAATAGGCACTCCTACACCTGAGaactccagccccagcagcttgTGTAGCAACACCTCCGAGGAGCAAAACTGGATAGAGGAAGAGAGTCTAAGAAAACTAA GGAGCATTGTGAGTGTGGGAAACCCTGTGACAAAATATGTTGGACTGGAAAAAATTGCAAAAGG GGGTTATGGAACGGTCTATACAGCGACTGATACTGCCACAGGAGGAGTG GTGGCCATAAAGCAAGTGAGTCTCCACAAACAGCCCCAAAAGGAACTAATTGTCAATGAACTCCTAGTTGTAAGGGACAATAAGCACCCCAATATTGTTAACTATTTAGACAG cTACCTTGTTGAGGATAAACTCTGGATAATTATGGAATACATGGATGGAGGATCTTTAAGCAGTGTCGTTAAAGAAGTCCAAATGACTGAAGGAGAGATGGCAGCCATCTGCCAAGAG TGCCTGCAAGCACTAAATTTCCTTCACTCCAACCTTGTGATTCATAGAGATGTGAAAAGTGAAAACATTCTTCTTGGAATGGATGGATCTGTCAAACTGG CTGATTTTGGCCTCTGTGCCCAGATGACTTCTGAACAGAGCAAGCGGAATTCATTGGTTGGGACAGCTCACTGGATGGCACCGGAATATGTGAATAAGGATGCATATGGGGCCAAAGTAGATATTTGGTCCTTTGGCATTGTGGTGATAGAAATGCTGCAAGGAGAACCACCTTACTCCAATGAAATTCCTCTCAAG GCCCTGGATCTCGTTGCTAAGAAAGGGGTACCGAAGCTGGAGAACGCTGAGCAACTGTCTGCTGTGTTCCAGGACTTTCTGAACTGCTGCTTGCAGACTGATGAGGACACTCGATGGTCTGCTGAGCAGCTTCTGCAG CATCCATTTTTACTCTCAGCCAAGCCTCTCTCCAGCCTCACCCCTCTGATCATTGCAGCAAGACAAATGAGGGAGGACAGGAGGTGCAACGGTGACGGAGCTTTGTCCAGTTGCAGCGATGGGTGGCTCTCAgaataa